One window of Thermus hydrothermalis genomic DNA carries:
- a CDS encoding 5-(carboxyamino)imidazole ribonucleotide synthase: MRVGILGGGQLGRMLALAGYPLGLSFRFLDPSPEACAGQVGELCVGAFADLEALSRFAQGLDLVTYEFENVPVEAAKRLAESLPVFPPPKALEVAQDRLAEKAFMAALGVPTPPFRPVDGEGDLRAALEAVGLPALLKTRRGGYDGKGQALVRTEGEALSALKALGGQGLILEGFVPFDREVSLLAVRGRDGALAFYPLVENHHQGGILRLSLAPAPGLTEALQRKAEAYAREALLALDYVGVLALELFQVGEELLFNEMAPRVHNSGHWTLEGAETSQFENHLRAILGLPLGSTAPRGFSAMANLIGLKPDFAQALALEGAHLHWYGKGVRPGRKVGHITLRRDTWEALQGDLPRLLALAGSPGIIGGKGGQVWTGPSA; the protein is encoded by the coding sequence GTGAGGGTGGGCATCCTGGGCGGGGGGCAGCTTGGGCGGATGCTGGCCCTGGCGGGCTACCCCTTGGGGCTTTCCTTCCGCTTCCTGGACCCTTCCCCCGAGGCCTGCGCCGGGCAGGTGGGGGAGCTTTGCGTGGGGGCGTTCGCCGACCTCGAGGCCCTCTCCCGCTTCGCCCAGGGCCTAGACCTCGTCACCTACGAGTTTGAGAACGTCCCGGTGGAGGCGGCCAAGCGCCTCGCCGAAAGCCTTCCCGTCTTCCCCCCTCCCAAGGCCCTGGAGGTGGCCCAGGACCGGCTCGCCGAGAAGGCCTTCATGGCCGCCCTAGGGGTCCCCACCCCCCCTTTCCGCCCCGTGGACGGGGAAGGGGACCTGAGGGCGGCCCTGGAAGCGGTGGGCCTTCCCGCCCTCCTCAAGACCCGCCGCGGGGGCTACGACGGCAAGGGGCAGGCCCTGGTGCGGACGGAAGGCGAGGCCCTGAGCGCCCTTAAGGCCCTCGGGGGCCAGGGCCTCATCCTCGAGGGCTTCGTCCCCTTTGACCGGGAGGTTTCCCTCCTCGCCGTGCGGGGGCGGGACGGGGCCCTGGCCTTCTATCCCCTGGTGGAAAACCACCACCAAGGGGGGATCCTCCGCCTCTCCCTCGCCCCCGCCCCCGGGCTTACGGAAGCCCTGCAGAGGAAGGCGGAGGCCTACGCCAGGGAAGCCCTCCTGGCCCTGGACTACGTGGGCGTCCTGGCCCTGGAGCTTTTCCAGGTGGGGGAGGAACTCCTCTTCAACGAGATGGCTCCCCGGGTCCACAACTCCGGCCACTGGACCCTGGAGGGGGCGGAGACGAGCCAGTTTGAAAACCACCTGAGGGCCATCCTGGGCCTCCCCTTGGGGAGCACCGCCCCTAGGGGATTTAGCGCCATGGCGAACCTCATCGGCCTCAAGCCGGACTTCGCCCAGGCCCTGGCCCTGGAGGGCGCCCACCTCCACTGGTACGGCAAGGGGGTGCGCCCCGGGCGCAAGGTGGGCCACATCACCCTGAGGCGGGACACCTGGGAGGCGCTCCAAGGGGACCTGCCCCGGCTCCTCGCCCTGGCGGGAAGCCCCGGTATAATCGGGGGCAAAGGAGGCCAGGTATGGACCGGACCCAGCGCCTAA
- a CDS encoding phenylacetate--CoA ligase family protein, with protein sequence MDRTQRLREVIRAAKAHPVYREKLKDVDPEEVSPETLSALPLTTREEWVAYLKEHPTPPEGARLMHLTPSPLMGWMPEYLSEEDLRYQAEALARHYRRLGLVGKRVLVAFSYHVFAGGWLFHEALVLAGNLVFPHGPGEAGRIAELSPQFDVLVTNPSFALKVAQAGGRFGLLLAGGEPFTSVPGFREKVEALLGGVALDAYGTSELGIVAGENLAKDGLWEIPEMAVLEVLDPETLRPVAPGEKGELVVTALSRTLMPMVRFRTGDLAMAERREGLTVLPRGVFGRTDQMVKVKGVKLYPTELAPLLAGFGLDPKGFQVVVERKLEGTDKLVLRLKADKVPPGLYEAIQKATGLRLDEVELVSELEGGLVVDRRF encoded by the coding sequence ATGGACCGGACCCAGCGCCTAAGGGAGGTTATCCGCGCGGCCAAGGCCCACCCCGTCTACCGGGAAAAGCTCAAGGACGTGGACCCGGAGGAGGTGTCCCCCGAGACCCTCTCCGCCCTGCCCCTCACCACCCGGGAGGAGTGGGTGGCCTACCTCAAGGAACACCCCACCCCCCCGGAAGGAGCGAGGCTCATGCACCTCACCCCAAGCCCCCTCATGGGCTGGATGCCGGAGTACCTCTCCGAGGAGGACCTCCGCTACCAGGCGGAGGCCTTGGCCCGCCACTACCGGCGGCTGGGCCTTGTGGGAAAGCGGGTCCTCGTGGCCTTCAGCTACCACGTCTTCGCCGGGGGGTGGCTCTTCCACGAGGCCTTGGTCCTGGCGGGGAACCTGGTCTTCCCCCACGGGCCCGGGGAGGCGGGGCGCATCGCCGAGCTGAGCCCCCAGTTTGACGTGCTGGTTACCAACCCTTCCTTCGCCCTTAAGGTGGCCCAGGCGGGGGGGCGGTTTGGCCTCCTTCTGGCGGGCGGGGAGCCCTTCACCTCGGTGCCCGGCTTCCGGGAAAAGGTGGAAGCCCTCCTGGGTGGGGTGGCCCTGGACGCCTACGGCACCAGCGAGCTCGGCATCGTGGCCGGGGAGAACCTGGCCAAGGACGGGCTTTGGGAGATCCCCGAGATGGCCGTCCTGGAGGTGCTAGACCCGGAAACCCTAAGGCCCGTGGCGCCCGGGGAAAAGGGGGAGCTCGTGGTCACCGCCCTAAGCCGCACCCTCATGCCCATGGTGCGCTTCCGCACCGGGGACCTGGCCATGGCCGAGCGCCGGGAAGGGCTTACCGTCCTCCCCCGTGGGGTCTTCGGCCGCACGGACCAGATGGTGAAGGTGAAGGGGGTAAAGCTCTACCCCACGGAGCTCGCCCCCCTCCTAGCGGGCTTCGGCCTGGACCCCAAGGGCTTCCAGGTGGTGGTGGAAAGGAAGCTGGAGGGCACGGACAAGCTGGTGCTCCGCCTGAAGGCGGACAAGGTGCCTCCTGGGCTTTACGAGGCCATCCAGAAGGCCACGGGGCTCAGGCTGGACGAGGTGGAACTCGTAAGCGAGCTGGAAGGGGGCCTCGTGGTGGACCGCCGCTTCTAG
- a CDS encoding carbohydrate kinase family protein: MRFFVLGDVSVDLLFFVERIPEPGEEVPSRRALMKPGGAGGTLAAQLASLGHRVLLAGRVGQDPFAELALSRVREVGVDLKYLQEDPNHTTSSVLILVVPGGERAMVSAEGASRYLDPALFKPRYLDAVDAVVLSAYALVGGPTRSYAVEVLEAARKRELPVFADLGTGAVRAAGAELLKYLRGVAWLLMNQTELLALTGASSLSEGVARLRAEGFSHLAIKVGAMGSIVVTPEGEELLEPFPIEDIVDSTGAGDAYTAAFAHAILEGRSPVEAGRLANLAGALAATGLGAQGRLITLEDLKVAAG, encoded by the coding sequence ATGCGGTTTTTCGTGCTGGGGGATGTTTCCGTGGACCTGCTCTTTTTCGTGGAGCGCATACCGGAACCTGGGGAAGAGGTGCCCTCGAGGCGGGCCCTGATGAAGCCGGGGGGTGCAGGGGGCACCCTGGCGGCCCAGCTGGCGAGCCTCGGCCACCGGGTCCTGCTGGCCGGGCGGGTGGGCCAGGACCCCTTCGCCGAGCTCGCCCTTAGCCGGGTGCGGGAGGTGGGGGTGGACCTGAAGTACCTTCAGGAAGACCCCAACCACACCACGAGCTCCGTCCTCATCCTGGTGGTGCCCGGCGGGGAGCGGGCCATGGTGAGCGCGGAAGGGGCGAGCCGCTACCTGGATCCCGCCCTCTTCAAACCCCGCTACCTGGACGCCGTGGACGCCGTGGTCCTCTCCGCCTACGCCCTGGTGGGGGGGCCCACCCGGAGCTACGCCGTGGAGGTCCTCGAGGCGGCGAGGAAGCGGGAGCTTCCCGTCTTCGCCGACCTGGGCACGGGGGCGGTGCGGGCGGCGGGGGCGGAGCTTCTGAAGTACCTGCGGGGCGTGGCCTGGCTCCTTATGAACCAGACCGAACTCCTCGCCCTCACCGGCGCCTCCTCCCTCTCCGAAGGGGTGGCCCGGCTCCGGGCCGAGGGGTTTTCCCACCTGGCCATCAAGGTGGGGGCCATGGGCTCCATCGTGGTGACCCCGGAAGGGGAAGAGCTTCTAGAGCCCTTCCCCATTGAGGACATCGTGGACTCCACGGGGGCCGGGGACGCCTACACCGCCGCCTTCGCCCACGCCATCCTGGAAGGGAGAAGCCCGGTGGAGGCGGGAAGGCTCGCCAACCTGGCGGGGGCCTTGGCGGCCACGGGGCTTGGGGCCCAGGGCCGCCTCATCACCCTAGAGGACCTCAAAGTAGCGGCGGGCTAG
- the hisH gene encoding imidazole glycerol phosphate synthase subunit HisH, translating into MRALLMDYGSGNLRSAAKALEASGFAVAVSADPKALPEADLLVLPGQGHFGQVMEAFARSGFLERVLAHLEKGLPFLGICVGMQVLYEGSEEAPGVKGLGRVPGLVRRFPRGRIPQMGWNALEFRGFFASLTGRHFYFANSYYGPLTPYALGVGEYEGTPFTALLAQDNLLAPQFHPEKSGRAGLAFLALARRYFEVL; encoded by the coding sequence GTGCGGGCCCTCCTCATGGACTACGGCTCGGGGAACCTCCGGAGCGCCGCCAAGGCCCTCGAGGCCTCGGGCTTCGCCGTGGCGGTCTCCGCTGACCCCAAAGCCCTTCCGGAGGCGGACCTTCTGGTCCTCCCGGGCCAAGGCCACTTCGGCCAGGTGATGGAGGCCTTTGCCCGAAGCGGCTTCCTGGAAAGGGTCCTGGCCCACCTGGAAAAGGGGCTTCCTTTCCTGGGCATCTGCGTGGGGATGCAGGTCCTCTACGAGGGGAGCGAGGAGGCCCCCGGGGTGAAGGGGCTTGGGCGGGTGCCGGGGCTCGTGCGCCGCTTTCCCCGGGGACGGATTCCCCAGATGGGCTGGAACGCCCTGGAGTTCCGAGGGTTTTTTGCCAGCCTCACGGGCCGCCACTTCTACTTCGCCAACTCCTACTATGGCCCCCTCACCCCGTACGCCCTCGGGGTGGGGGAGTACGAGGGGACCCCCTTCACCGCCCTTTTGGCCCAGGACAACCTCCTCGCCCCCCAGTTCCACCCGGAGAAGAGCGGCCGGGCGGGCCTGGCCTTTTTGGCGCTAGCCCGCCGCTACTTTGAGGTCCTCTAG
- the hisB gene encoding imidazoleglycerol-phosphate dehydratase HisB: MREALVERATAETWVRLRLGLDGPVGGKVATGLPFLDHMLLQLQRHGRFLLEVEAKGDLEVDVHHLVEDVGITLGMALKEALGEGRGIERYGEAFAPMDETLVLCVVDLSGRPHLAYRPEAWPVVGEAGGVNPYHLREFLRGLVNHGRLTLHLRLLAGREAHHVLEASFKALARALHKATRLTGEGLPSTKGVL, from the coding sequence ATGCGTGAGGCCTTGGTGGAGAGGGCCACGGCGGAAACCTGGGTCCGCCTCCGCTTGGGCCTGGATGGCCCCGTGGGGGGCAAGGTGGCCACGGGGCTCCCTTTTCTGGACCACATGCTCCTCCAGCTCCAGCGGCATGGGCGCTTCCTCCTGGAGGTGGAGGCCAAGGGGGACCTCGAGGTGGACGTGCACCACCTGGTGGAGGACGTGGGCATCACCCTGGGCATGGCCCTGAAGGAGGCCTTGGGGGAGGGGAGGGGTATAGAGCGCTACGGGGAGGCCTTCGCCCCCATGGACGAAACCCTGGTCCTCTGCGTGGTGGACCTTTCGGGCCGCCCCCACCTGGCGTACCGGCCCGAGGCGTGGCCCGTGGTGGGGGAGGCGGGCGGGGTGAACCCCTACCACCTGCGGGAGTTTCTGCGGGGGCTTGTGAACCACGGGCGGCTCACCCTCCACCTGAGGCTTTTGGCGGGGCGGGAAGCCCACCACGTGCTGGAGGCGAGCTTTAAGGCCTTGGCCCGGGCCCTTCACAAGGCCACCCGCCTCACGGGGGAGGGGCTTCCCAGCACCAAGGGGGTGCTTTAG
- a CDS encoding pyridoxal phosphate-dependent aminotransferase translates to MRAFKAHLRDLTPYPYKKEEAPVKLDQNESPFDLPEALKEEALKRLRGLAWNRYPEIHAETLRRRLAALLDWPEEGIVLAPGSNLLILALSLAAEEVLDLSPSFPHYAHAARVAGTPYRAVPLGEGFSLPLEELLAAFRGGVFFLPNPHAPTGALFPGEAVAALAERARAVGGLLVVDEAYREFAGTDFSPLGRDNPHVAFLRTFSKAFSLGGVRAGYLLAHPRVAGVVREILPPFVLPAHTGAVLEVVLENPGYVGEVVAEVVRERERVHAALKAHPTWHPYPSHANFLLVRTPDAEAAFRHLLAQGVLVRRQDHYPGLAGCIRVTVGRKEEMDAFLRAAFGGVYA, encoded by the coding sequence ATGCGGGCCTTCAAGGCGCACCTCCGGGACCTTACCCCCTACCCCTACAAGAAGGAGGAGGCCCCGGTAAAGCTGGACCAAAACGAAAGCCCCTTTGACCTGCCCGAGGCCCTGAAGGAGGAGGCCCTTAAGCGGCTTAGGGGACTAGCGTGGAACCGCTACCCGGAGATCCACGCCGAAACCCTGAGAAGGCGGCTCGCCGCCCTCTTGGACTGGCCGGAGGAGGGAATTGTCCTTGCGCCCGGGTCCAACCTCCTCATCCTGGCCCTGAGCCTGGCGGCGGAGGAGGTCTTGGACCTTTCCCCTTCCTTCCCCCATTACGCCCACGCCGCCCGGGTGGCGGGCACCCCCTACCGGGCGGTGCCCTTGGGGGAGGGTTTTTCCTTGCCCTTGGAGGAGCTTCTCGCCGCCTTTCGGGGCGGGGTCTTCTTCCTCCCCAACCCCCACGCCCCCACGGGGGCGCTTTTCCCCGGGGAGGCGGTGGCGGCTTTGGCGGAAAGGGCGAGGGCTGTGGGGGGGCTTCTCGTGGTGGACGAGGCCTACCGGGAGTTCGCCGGCACGGACTTTAGCCCCTTGGGAAGGGATAACCCCCACGTGGCTTTCCTCCGCACCTTCTCCAAGGCCTTCTCCTTGGGGGGGGTCCGGGCGGGGTACCTCCTGGCCCACCCCCGGGTGGCGGGGGTGGTGCGGGAGATCCTGCCTCCCTTCGTCCTCCCCGCCCACACCGGGGCGGTCCTGGAAGTGGTCTTGGAGAACCCGGGCTACGTGGGGGAGGTGGTGGCGGAGGTGGTGCGGGAAAGGGAGCGGGTCCACGCTGCCCTAAAGGCCCACCCCACCTGGCACCCCTACCCGAGCCACGCCAACTTCCTCCTGGTGCGGACCCCGGACGCCGAGGCGGCCTTCCGCCACCTCCTCGCCCAAGGGGTTTTGGTGCGGCGGCAGGACCATTATCCGGGCCTGGCGGGGTGCATCCGGGTCACCGTGGGGCGGAAGGAGGAGATGGACGCCTTCTTGCGGGCGGCCTTTGGAGGGGTGTATGCGTGA
- a CDS encoding nitroreductase family protein produces MEATLPVLDAKTAALRRRSVRRYRPDPVPEGLLKEILEAALRAPSAWNLQPWRLLVVRDAATKKALREAAFGQAQVEEAPVVLVLYADLEDALARLDEAIHPGVQGERREAQKRAIQSAFAGMDPKERAAWAAGQSYILLGYLLLLLEAHGLGSVPMLGFDPERVKTLLGLPAHVAIPALVPLGYPAEEGYPSHRLPLERVVAWR; encoded by the coding sequence ATGGAGGCCACGCTACCCGTTCTGGACGCCAAGACCGCTGCTCTAAGGCGCCGCTCCGTTCGCCGCTACAGGCCGGACCCCGTGCCCGAGGGGCTTCTTAAGGAAATCCTCGAGGCGGCCCTCCGGGCCCCCTCCGCTTGGAACCTGCAGCCTTGGCGCCTCCTGGTGGTGCGGGATGCCGCCACCAAGAAGGCCCTTAGGGAGGCGGCCTTCGGCCAGGCCCAGGTGGAGGAGGCCCCCGTGGTCCTGGTCCTCTATGCCGACCTCGAGGACGCCCTGGCCCGCCTGGACGAGGCCATCCACCCGGGGGTCCAAGGGGAAAGGCGGGAGGCGCAGAAGCGGGCCATCCAAAGCGCCTTTGCGGGGATGGATCCCAAGGAGCGGGCGGCTTGGGCGGCGGGGCAAAGCTACATCCTTTTGGGGTACCTGCTCCTCCTCCTCGAGGCCCATGGGCTTGGGAGCGTGCCCATGCTGGGCTTTGACCCGGAAAGGGTGAAGACCCTCCTGGGCCTTCCCGCCCACGTGGCCATCCCCGCCCTGGTCCCCTTGGGCTATCCCGCCGAGGAGGGCTACCCTTCCCACCGCCTGCCCTTGGAGCGGGTGGTGGCCTGGCGCTAG
- a CDS encoding thiamine-phosphate kinase gives MRLKDLGERALLKKLAPLGYPQGAPLPPGDDAGGVWVGEKALLLKVDGFRYQEVALRGMGPFEVGFRGVAATASDLLSKMGRPLGFALGLFLPPEAEETLAFGLVQGAAEAASRLGAPLLGGDTNAGEAALVVAGFAEARSPLPRRALPGDFLYLAGDRWGRLGAAIFAHYQGLDLTPFPAIREAAHYPLPRLGLLALEGLLRGSLDSSDGLAETLWQLSELGVRVELEALPLYPDVLAFAGSEERALAFVLFGGEEFEAVLVVPPEKGELVEAKAREVGLPLFRAGRLAEGEGVYFRGQAVPRRGYDHFRP, from the coding sequence ATGCGGCTTAAAGACTTGGGCGAAAGGGCCCTTCTAAAGAAGCTCGCCCCTTTGGGCTATCCCCAAGGGGCTCCCCTGCCCCCGGGGGACGACGCCGGGGGGGTGTGGGTGGGGGAAAAGGCCCTCCTCCTCAAGGTGGATGGCTTCCGCTACCAGGAGGTGGCCCTAAGGGGCATGGGGCCCTTTGAGGTGGGCTTCCGGGGGGTGGCGGCCACCGCTTCGGACCTCCTTTCCAAGATGGGCCGGCCCTTGGGGTTTGCCCTGGGGCTTTTCCTTCCCCCGGAGGCGGAGGAAACGCTGGCCTTTGGCCTGGTGCAGGGGGCGGCGGAGGCGGCAAGCCGGCTTGGGGCGCCCCTTCTGGGCGGGGACACCAACGCCGGGGAGGCGGCCTTGGTGGTGGCGGGGTTTGCCGAGGCGAGAAGCCCCCTTCCCCGCCGGGCCCTGCCGGGGGATTTCCTTTACCTCGCCGGGGACCGCTGGGGACGGCTTGGGGCGGCCATCTTCGCCCACTACCAGGGACTAGACCTCACCCCCTTTCCCGCCATCCGGGAGGCCGCCCACTACCCCTTGCCCCGGCTCGGCCTCTTGGCCTTGGAGGGGCTTCTCCGGGGGAGCCTGGACTCCTCCGACGGCCTGGCGGAAACCCTTTGGCAGCTTTCCGAACTCGGGGTGCGGGTGGAGCTAGAAGCCCTTCCCCTCTACCCCGATGTCTTGGCCTTTGCCGGAAGCGAGGAAAGGGCCTTGGCTTTCGTGCTCTTTGGGGGGGAGGAGTTTGAGGCGGTCCTGGTGGTGCCCCCGGAGAAGGGGGAGTTGGTGGAGGCGAAGGCGAGGGAGGTGGGGCTTCCCCTTTTTAGGGCCGGGCGCCTCGCCGAGGGGGAGGGGGTCTATTTCCGGGGGCAGGCCGTGCCCCGGAGGGGGTACGACCACTTCCGCCCCTAA